A genomic segment from Luteolibacter ambystomatis encodes:
- a CDS encoding phosphate ABC transporter substrate-binding protein has product MRTTIRTTIGLLAGVILSATAGAQTISLKGSDTLGAKLVPQWAESFKSKHSGVKFEIAAEGSSTAFPALANGTAHIGMSSRKAKPDEITAARAKGIKLNEVEACHDMIVVITNKANPIKALTKDQVAKIFTGQVKDWSEVGGTPGPISIYTRNTSSGTYKDWQTLAMGGRNYPASSQKMAGNEQIAQEVAKNKNGIGYVGLAYSKASGVNDVTIEGVQPVAANATKYAYSRVCYLYVPENADALTKEFIEFAKGKEGQSIATRVGFVPAH; this is encoded by the coding sequence ATGAGAACCACCATCCGCACCACCATCGGCCTCCTCGCCGGCGTCATCCTCTCCGCCACTGCTGGCGCGCAGACCATCAGCCTGAAGGGCTCCGACACCCTCGGTGCCAAGCTCGTTCCGCAGTGGGCCGAAAGCTTCAAGTCCAAGCACTCCGGCGTGAAGTTCGAAATCGCCGCCGAAGGTTCCTCCACGGCTTTCCCGGCGCTCGCCAACGGCACCGCCCACATCGGCATGTCCTCCCGCAAGGCCAAGCCGGATGAAATCACCGCCGCCCGCGCGAAGGGCATCAAGCTGAATGAAGTGGAAGCCTGCCACGACATGATCGTGGTGATCACCAACAAGGCGAATCCGATCAAGGCCCTCACCAAGGATCAGGTCGCCAAGATCTTCACCGGCCAGGTGAAGGACTGGAGCGAAGTCGGCGGAACCCCCGGCCCGATCTCCATCTACACCCGTAACACCTCCTCCGGCACCTACAAGGACTGGCAGACGCTCGCCATGGGCGGCCGCAACTATCCTGCCAGCTCCCAGAAGATGGCTGGCAACGAGCAGATCGCCCAGGAAGTCGCCAAGAACAAGAACGGCATCGGTTATGTCGGCCTCGCCTACTCGAAGGCTTCCGGCGTGAACGACGTCACCATCGAAGGTGTGCAGCCGGTTGCCGCCAACGCGACCAAGTATGCCTACTCCCGCGTGTGCTACCTCTACGTCCCGGAAAACGCCGATGCCCTGACCAAGGAGTTCATCGAGTTCGCCAAGGGCAAAGAAGGCCAGAGCATCGCCACCCGCGTCGGTTTCGTTCCGGCTCATTGA
- the pstB gene encoding phosphate ABC transporter ATP-binding protein PstB, giving the protein MVSDLSPDQTAAVPAIEIENLRFSYGTKQVLHDINLSIPAGQITAFIGPSGCGKSTLLRCLNRINDRIPSAAITGGAIRVGGIDISRTDLDLQMLRRKVGMVFQKWNPFPKSIYDNIAYGLRIHGEKSRSTIDDTVEHCLRVVALWDDVKDRLKQSAFGLSGGQQQRLCIARTIAVKPDIILMDEPCSALDPLSTLKVEELLLEMKKDYTIVIVTHNLAQASRCSDKTAFFYLGELIEYGETSQIFQTPKVPRTESYISGGFG; this is encoded by the coding sequence ATGGTAAGCGATCTTTCTCCAGACCAGACCGCAGCGGTTCCCGCCATCGAGATCGAGAATCTCCGCTTCAGCTACGGCACGAAGCAGGTTCTCCACGACATCAATCTCTCGATTCCGGCCGGCCAGATCACCGCCTTCATCGGACCCTCCGGCTGCGGCAAGTCCACGCTGCTGCGCTGCCTGAACCGCATCAACGACCGCATCCCGTCCGCGGCAATCACCGGTGGCGCCATCCGCGTCGGCGGCATTGACATCTCCCGTACGGATCTCGACCTCCAGATGCTGCGCCGCAAGGTGGGTATGGTGTTCCAGAAGTGGAATCCGTTCCCGAAATCGATCTACGATAACATCGCCTACGGCCTCCGCATCCATGGCGAGAAGAGCCGCAGCACGATCGATGATACCGTGGAGCACTGCCTCAGGGTGGTGGCGCTGTGGGACGATGTGAAGGATCGCCTCAAACAGAGCGCTTTCGGTCTCTCCGGCGGCCAGCAGCAGCGCCTGTGCATCGCCCGCACCATCGCGGTGAAGCCGGACATCATCCTCATGGACGAGCCCTGCTCGGCACTCGACCCGCTTTCCACCCTCAAGGTGGAGGAACTGCTGCTGGAGATGAAGAAGGACTACACGATCGTGATCGTGACGCACAACCTGGCCCAGGCCAGCCGTTGCTCGGACAAGACCGCGTTTTTCTACCTCGGCGAACTGATCGAGTATGGCGAAACCAGCCAGATATTCCAAACGCCAAAGGTGCCGCGCACCGAGTCCTACATCAGCGGCGGTTTCGGTTGA
- a CDS encoding helix-turn-helix transcriptional regulator, giving the protein MASADPNTEGTPRDIQILGGKTRYVVVRADPSDMRGWLQKGAVCDLLTQHHISHAGIMLAEPPFQVTRFEQSGTFLLSCFEGEGEVLADGGWKRIKAGQTCLLPPFVMNSLKCVAGKPWHFAWVRYRESREAAPIVSSVSPLTGSQDPRTLKAAVEGLHAEASGERSLAALHHWSELVHHHVIRFAQPHQPDSRLWRLWQRVEADLGRPWTLGELSAIACVSEEHLRRICRKEIGRSPMQHLTFLRLQRARLLLCATDDKVETIAHAVGFESSFSFSNTFKKWIGWRPSEYRISQRSK; this is encoded by the coding sequence ATGGCGTCCGCCGATCCAAACACCGAGGGCACTCCCCGCGACATCCAGATCCTCGGTGGCAAGACGCGCTATGTCGTGGTCCGCGCCGATCCGAGCGACATGCGCGGCTGGCTTCAGAAAGGGGCGGTCTGTGATCTGCTGACGCAACACCACATCTCCCATGCCGGCATCATGCTGGCGGAGCCTCCTTTCCAAGTCACCCGCTTTGAACAATCCGGCACCTTCCTGCTGTCGTGCTTCGAGGGCGAAGGCGAGGTCCTCGCGGACGGTGGATGGAAGCGCATCAAGGCCGGTCAGACATGCCTGCTGCCGCCCTTTGTGATGAACTCGCTGAAATGCGTGGCGGGCAAACCCTGGCACTTCGCCTGGGTGCGCTATCGCGAATCGCGGGAGGCGGCTCCCATCGTCTCCTCCGTCTCACCTCTCACCGGCTCGCAGGATCCGCGAACATTGAAAGCAGCGGTGGAGGGACTTCATGCCGAAGCCTCCGGCGAACGCAGCCTGGCGGCACTCCACCACTGGAGCGAACTGGTCCATCATCACGTCATCCGCTTCGCCCAGCCTCATCAGCCGGACAGCCGGCTATGGCGGCTGTGGCAGCGCGTGGAGGCTGACCTGGGAAGGCCCTGGACGCTCGGAGAACTGAGTGCCATCGCCTGCGTGAGCGAGGAACATCTGCGCCGGATCTGCCGCAAGGAAATCGGGCGCAGCCCGATGCAACACCTGACTTTCCTGCGTCTGCAACGCGCCCGCCTGCTGCTGTGCGCGACCGATGACAAGGTCGAGACGATCGCGCACGCCGTGGGATTCGAGAGCTCCTTCAGTTTCTCGAACACCTTCAAGAAGTGGATCGGCTGGAGACCCTCGGAATACCGCATCTCCCAGCGATCCAAATAA
- the pstA gene encoding phosphate ABC transporter permease PstA codes for MKNPEQLIRRGVHRNGIAEGLVKSFLGGITWAIIAIALLIFGRMIVDGAPVFFKKEAPFVDIAFLTHKTETLHVFDDAEGNRHQLPASEFHRWTAEKGESAVFNEQTFAYSGGGIAGPIVGTALLTLLSVALALFFGVCAAIYLSEYAKQGRFISWVRLAILNLAGVPSIVFGLFGFAVFVLAAPIFTDTPSERTLLAIPLGFTHISFEGWGSSLIAGAATLACMILPVIITASEESLKAVPQGFREASLAIGATRWHTIRKCVLPYALPGILTSSVLSLARAAGETAPIMFTAAVAAKDDLPWEGIKSPLAVFSGQVQALPYHIYTLAARIPTSEYTERAQFGSVFVFLLMIFLFSAVSVVLRNRVRSKLKW; via the coding sequence ATGAAAAATCCCGAACAACTCATCCGCCGCGGCGTCCACCGCAACGGTATCGCCGAAGGACTCGTGAAGTCGTTCCTCGGCGGGATCACCTGGGCGATCATCGCGATCGCGCTGCTGATCTTCGGCCGCATGATTGTCGATGGCGCACCGGTCTTTTTCAAGAAAGAGGCTCCTTTCGTCGATATCGCGTTCCTGACCCACAAGACCGAGACGCTGCACGTCTTCGATGACGCGGAGGGCAACCGCCACCAGCTTCCGGCCTCCGAATTCCACCGCTGGACCGCCGAGAAGGGAGAAAGCGCGGTCTTCAACGAGCAGACCTTCGCCTACTCCGGTGGCGGTATCGCCGGTCCGATCGTCGGCACGGCATTGCTGACATTGCTGAGCGTGGCGCTCGCGCTGTTTTTCGGCGTGTGTGCGGCGATCTATCTTAGTGAATATGCGAAGCAGGGCCGTTTCATCAGTTGGGTGCGCCTTGCGATCCTGAACCTCGCGGGTGTTCCTTCCATCGTCTTCGGCCTGTTCGGCTTCGCGGTGTTCGTGTTGGCCGCGCCGATCTTCACGGATACTCCATCCGAGCGCACGCTGTTGGCGATCCCGCTGGGCTTCACCCACATCAGCTTCGAAGGCTGGGGTTCCTCGCTCATCGCCGGTGCTGCGACTCTGGCGTGCATGATCCTGCCGGTCATCATCACCGCCTCCGAGGAATCTCTCAAGGCGGTGCCACAGGGTTTTCGCGAGGCCTCGCTGGCCATCGGCGCGACCCGTTGGCACACCATCCGCAAGTGCGTGCTGCCCTACGCGCTGCCGGGCATCCTGACTTCCTCGGTACTCTCGCTCGCGCGTGCCGCCGGTGAAACCGCTCCGATCATGTTCACCGCGGCGGTGGCAGCGAAGGATGACCTCCCCTGGGAAGGCATCAAGAGTCCGCTCGCGGTATTTTCCGGACAGGTTCAGGCACTGCCGTATCACATCTACACCCTGGCCGCGCGTATCCCCACCTCGGAATACACGGAGCGCGCGCAGTTCGGCTCGGTGTTCGTGTTCCTCCTCATGATCTTCCTGTTCTCGGCGGTTTCCGTCGTGCTTCGCAACCGCGTCCGTTCGAAACTCAAATGGTAA
- the pstC gene encoding phosphate ABC transporter permease subunit PstC — protein MSEPKPSPVPAGHPFRFKGRSTEGLIKAFFGGNAALTIIILILIIVFLLREGIGFFPKYRQELQVYRHSGLEFVDIARKDLTAQEQMVSLLNRAYYAQINAACRKEMLRSQEATAISNYVGEAITPARDALLRINAPADTEPAPEGEGTGEKAPAKPAPPAELLAKLSAKYQSQLQDALAGKAGEGLPKTPHLTSAEVAGLLEQLRNRDPLSKDDPQFVADLQAAVASKQAEAAGPYVAFRESINAFQDSSSAMDGLVSEISETVKATREAATLNEIETEKRDTLLAAAAKAKDPAARAQLENEATAAVTTPPVDFKSSLEPVMARMPEFKEANAAMSNGLNEVLQKLPQLSDDKAARYLSAFRKAAPELARETADTMPKLQAWNGDEKVGMGSTIWGFVTGRDWITGGGWQDFYGIVPLFAGSLMISLIALALAIPLGVGAAIYTNQLAGPRQQKFVKPTIEFLQAIPSVVLGFVGIAVLGTWLQETSMHDSLSWIPGFPIQQRLNMFTAGCLLGLMAIPTIFTLSEDAINNVPSAFSEASDALGASKLQTIFRVTVPAAISGILAAVLLGLGRVIGETMVVLLVAGNRIQIPDFTEGLGTFFQPAHTLTGIIAQELGEVPFGSVHYRALFVVGILLFLIVLLINWSAQRLLKRFRIGHH, from the coding sequence ATGTCGGAGCCCAAGCCAAGTCCAGTCCCCGCCGGTCATCCCTTCCGTTTCAAGGGCCGCAGTACCGAAGGTCTGATCAAGGCGTTTTTCGGCGGTAACGCCGCGCTGACGATCATCATTCTGATTCTCATCATCGTTTTCCTCCTGCGCGAGGGCATCGGGTTCTTCCCGAAGTACCGCCAGGAGCTCCAGGTCTATCGCCATTCGGGCCTCGAATTCGTCGATATCGCCCGCAAGGACCTGACCGCGCAGGAGCAGATGGTTTCGCTCCTGAACCGCGCTTACTACGCGCAGATCAATGCCGCCTGCCGCAAGGAGATGCTCCGCTCGCAGGAGGCTACCGCGATCTCGAACTACGTTGGCGAGGCGATCACGCCCGCGCGCGACGCACTCCTGCGCATCAATGCCCCCGCCGACACCGAACCCGCCCCTGAAGGTGAGGGCACCGGTGAAAAGGCACCTGCCAAGCCCGCCCCGCCTGCGGAACTGCTGGCGAAACTCTCCGCCAAGTATCAGTCCCAGCTTCAGGACGCCTTGGCTGGCAAGGCAGGTGAAGGCCTGCCGAAGACCCCGCACCTGACCTCCGCGGAGGTAGCCGGACTACTGGAGCAGCTCAGGAACCGCGATCCTCTGTCGAAGGATGATCCGCAGTTCGTCGCGGATCTTCAGGCCGCCGTCGCCTCCAAGCAGGCTGAGGCCGCCGGTCCCTATGTGGCTTTCCGTGAAAGTATCAACGCCTTCCAGGATTCCTCGTCCGCGATGGACGGTCTGGTTTCCGAAATCTCCGAAACGGTGAAAGCCACCCGCGAGGCGGCCACGCTGAACGAGATTGAAACCGAGAAGCGGGACACGCTGCTGGCTGCCGCCGCCAAGGCGAAGGACCCGGCCGCACGCGCCCAACTCGAAAACGAGGCTACCGCGGCCGTGACCACTCCGCCGGTGGACTTCAAGAGCTCGCTGGAGCCGGTGATGGCGCGCATGCCGGAATTCAAGGAGGCGAACGCGGCGATGAGCAATGGACTGAACGAAGTCCTGCAGAAACTGCCGCAGTTGTCCGACGACAAGGCCGCCCGCTATCTCTCGGCCTTTCGCAAGGCTGCTCCGGAACTCGCCAGAGAAACCGCCGATACCATGCCCAAGCTCCAGGCTTGGAACGGTGATGAAAAGGTCGGTATGGGCAGTACGATCTGGGGGTTCGTCACCGGTCGTGACTGGATTACAGGTGGCGGTTGGCAGGACTTTTACGGCATCGTGCCGCTGTTCGCGGGTTCGCTGATGATTTCCTTGATCGCTCTCGCTCTCGCCATCCCGCTCGGTGTCGGCGCGGCGATCTACACCAACCAGCTTGCTGGTCCGCGCCAGCAGAAATTCGTGAAGCCGACCATCGAGTTCCTCCAGGCGATTCCCTCTGTGGTGCTTGGCTTCGTCGGCATCGCGGTGCTTGGCACCTGGCTTCAGGAAACCTCGATGCATGACTCGCTGTCATGGATCCCGGGATTCCCGATCCAGCAGCGTCTGAACATGTTCACCGCCGGATGCCTTTTGGGCCTGATGGCGATCCCGACGATCTTCACGCTCTCCGAGGATGCGATCAACAACGTGCCATCGGCCTTCTCCGAAGCGTCCGATGCGCTCGGTGCCTCCAAGCTGCAAACCATCTTCCGCGTCACTGTTCCGGCGGCGATCTCCGGCATCCTCGCAGCGGTGCTGCTGGGCCTCGGCCGCGTGATCGGTGAGACGATGGTGGTGCTGCTGGTGGCGGGCAACCGCATCCAGATCCCGGATTTCACCGAAGGACTCGGCACCTTCTTCCAACCGGCGCACACACTCACCGGCATCATCGCCCAGGAACTCGGCGAGGTGCCCTTCGGCAGCGTCCACTACCGCGCCCTCTTCGTCGTGGGCATCCTGCTTTTCCTGATCGTCCTGCTGATCAACTGGAGCGCCCAGCGCCTCCTGAAGCGCTTCCGCATCGGCCACCACTGA